A segment of the Streptomyces sp. NBC_01235 genome:
CGGGCAACGCCGGGACAGGCGATTCAGCTGCTGTGAAGGGCGGAGGTGGGCGAGCGTGACATCGACGACGGACACGACCGGGCACCCGGACGTCGCGGAGATCTCCGACCTCACCGAGGGCCTGCTCGCCCCCTCCCGGAGCGCCGACGTGCGGCGGCATCTGGACACCTGCGAACTCTGCGCGGACGTCCACGCATCACTGGAGGAGATCCGCGGCCTTCTGGGCGACCTCCCCGGCCCGCCCCGCATGCCCGACGACGTCGCCCACCGCATCGATGCCGCACTCGCCGCCGAGGCCCTGCTGAACGCCACGACCCCGGAGACCGAGGACGCTCGGGAGACCGCCGCCGACGCGGCCGACGCCGACGCGCTCCATGTTTCACGTGAAACAGCGAGGGCGACGGACCGGCCGACGGGGCATGCCCGCGCCACCAGCACCGGCCCGGGCCGCAAGGACCGCAAGCGGGGCGGGCGCCGCAAGGTCGCCGTCCTCGGCGCGGTCTTCACAGCCGCGGCACTGGGGCTCGGTTCCGTCCTCGTGTCGTCGCTCACGGGCGGCGGAGGGCCGGGCACTTCGGCGCATCAGTCCACCGCGCCGGACACCTTCTCCGCGAGCAAGCTGGAGTCACAGGTCACCGACCTTCTGGCCAAGGCCGGCGGCTCCCGTGCCTCGCAGAGCGTGAAGATC
Coding sequences within it:
- a CDS encoding anti-sigma factor family protein is translated as MTSTTDTTGHPDVAEISDLTEGLLAPSRSADVRRHLDTCELCADVHASLEEIRGLLGDLPGPPRMPDDVAHRIDAALAAEALLNATTPETEDARETAADAADADALHVSRETARATDRPTGHARATSTGPGRKDRKRGGRRKVAVLGAVFTAAALGLGSVLVSSLTGGGGPGTSAHQSTAPDTFSASKLESQVTDLLAKAGGSRASQSVKIQGDEPESPPTQVFREPVVPACVRQGIGRSETALAVEDGRYQGTDAILVVLPDTSDGARIDAYIMDKTCVGHPSSGPAKVLLTNSYTRH